The segment ttcaggatcctgacacaaggaagaaaggaaagcagcagaatacggaccctggacttcagaaaagcagactttgactccctcagggaactgatgggcaagatcccctgggagaataacatgagggggaaaggagtccaggagagctggctatattttaaagaatccttattgaggttacagggacaaaccatcccgatgtgtagaaagaatagtaaatatggcaggcgaccagtttggcttaacagtgaaatccttgctgatcttaaatacaaaaaagaagcttacaagaagtggaagattggacaaatgaccagggatgagtataaaaatattgctcgggcatgcaggagtgaaatcaggaaggccaaatcacacctggagttgcagctagcaagagatattaagagtaacaagaagggtttcttcaggtatgttagcaacaagaagaaagtcaaggaaagtgtgggcccttactgaaggagggaggcaacctagcgacagaggatgtggaaaaagctaatgtactcaatgctttttttgcctctgtcttcacaaataaggtcagctcccagactgctgcactgggcagcacagcatggggaggaggtgaccagccctctgcggagaaagaagtggttcgggactatttagaaaagctggatgtgcacaagtccatggggccggatgcgttgcatccaagagtgttaaaggagttggcggatgtgattgcagagccattggccattatctttgaaaactcatggcgatcgggggaagtcccggacgactggaaaaaggctaatgtagtgcccatctttaaaaaagggaagaaggaggatcctgggaactacaggccagtcagcctcacctcagtccctggaaaaatcatggagcagatcctcaaggaatcaattctgaagcacttagaggagaagagagtgatcaggaacagtcagcatggattcaccaagggcaagtcatgcctgactaatctaattgccttccatgatgagataactggttctgtggatgaagggaaagcagtggacgtgttgttccttgactttagcaaagcttttgacactgtctcccacagtattcttgccagcaagttaaagaagtatgggctggatgaatggactataaggtggacagaaagctggctagattgtcgggctcaacaggtagtgatcaatggctccatgtctagttggcagccggtatcaagtggactgccccaagggtcagtcctcaggccggttttgttcaatatcttcattaatgatctggaggatggtgtggattgcaccctcagcaagtttgcagatgacactaaactgggaggagaggtagatacgctggagggtagggacaggatacagagggacctagacaaattagaggattgggccaaaagaaatctgatgaggttcaacaaggacaagtgcagagtcctgcacttaggacggaagaatcccatgcaccactacagactaggcaccgaatggctcggcagccgttctgcagaaaaggacctaggggttacagtggacgagaagctggatataagtcaacagtgtgcccttgttgccaagaaggccaatggcattttgggatgtataagtaggggcattgccagcagattgaaggacgtgatcgttcttctctattcgacactggtgaggcctcatctggagtactgtgtccagttttgggccccacactacaagaaggatgtggaaaaattggaaagagtccagcggagggcaacaaaacgattaggggactggaacacatgagttatgaggagaggttgagggaactggggatgtttagtctatggaagagaagaatgaggggggatttgaaagctgctttcaactacctgaaagggggttccaaagaagatggctctagactgttctcagtggtagcaaatgacagaacaaggagtaatggtctcaagttgcagtgggggaggttgaggttggatattaggaaaaactttttcactaggagggttgtgaaacactggaatgcgttacctagggaggtggtggaatcttcttccttagaagtttttaaggtcaggcttgacaaagccctggctgggatgatttaattggggatcagtcctgctttgagctgggggttggactagatgacctcctgaggtcccttccaaccctgatattctatgattctatgaaatatgaaATTATCTTATTCCTCAATTATGCAACTGGCTATTCTTGAAAATAGTACATCCAACCATTTTACCACATTTCGGATTTGAGGTACTGATATGAGACAATCTCTTGTAAACAATAACTTGGTTCACAATTTCTATATGCTACTCGTCAGAGTTTACTAACACAGAGTCAGTCGTGCAACTATGACTGGGCAATTTCATTTGGAATGACCAAATCTGAGAAATAAATTCATTTTGAGATGGTGGAAGCGGGCAAGCAATTTTTATACATTGCCCAGTTTTATATTtcatgtgatttaattattacaAATGTGACAAAGTACAAACTGAAATatcacaaaatgtaatttttccatTCAAGACAtgtaaagaacaaaataatcCAAAAGCAGGTTTACCTCAAATACGGCAGAAGCTGTCATGCTACATTACTCAAGATAAAATCTAAGATAGGCTTGTCTTGGCTATTCTTGCTTCCTAAACTAATGATTCTTGTTGTTAATTTCTAGCACCAAATACTGTAAACCTACTAAATTAAACtataaaataactaaaatataaaaataaagtagcACAGGAACTGAAATGTGTTGAATTGCCTTACCATTAAAGAAATCTGCATGAACTGCCTTTTCGTTAGCTGCTAAATCCATCAATAATCCTGTACTTCCTCCTGCCTAAGAAAAAACAGTGTTTTGTCATCTACTGTGCGTAGTTTAGTGGCAAAtcataatattaattaattatcttGTTCATTCATACAAACGTTTACATACCTAGCAAAATAACATGTGAGATATATAATACATTGCCTCATCTTCTTCCCGCTTCTGTTGCCCTCTGTACAACTCATTTGAGTGGTGTGGCATGATTGTCTCTCCTGCTTCTGGAGAGCTTGGACTTAGCTTGTTTTATCGGTAGTAACCTTCATTTTATCCCAGCCTGTCATTTGCTAAATTTCTTAGTGGAACTGTGACAGAAATAACCAAGATCCCAATCCTGCAGTAAATTCTATGCAAACGGACTGTGATAGAACACCACAGTAATgtactgttggggggggggggggaggagagaaagggcaAATAgctttctgggatgtattagcaggagtgttgtaagcaagactcaagtagtaattcttccactctactcagcactttACATAAAAACAattatgtaaaaggttgttatagagaggaaggtgataaatttttctccttaaccactgGCACACAGTAggaatggtcttaaattgcagcaagagagatttaggttagagatcAGGAAAAATTtactaactgtaagggtagttaagcactagaacaaagtGCTGTCTAATGACAAAATAAATATACTGAAAATAGATGGAGAAATGTTTTTTCTCCCAGTTGCAGGGATCTCTGAGGATCACCTAACACTGTAGATGTAACATTTCCCATCACACATGTGTAGTTTCAGTTGAGGGTCCAGTCTTAGGCCAGCTGACAGTGGCtggggccagatgcttcagagggaatgaacagaacagggaaatttttCAGTTAAccatcccctgttgttcagtcccagcttctggcagtcaagaGGCTTAGGGATACAAAGAGCacgggattgcatccctgaccatcttggctaatagccattaatcgacctattctttttttaacccatttataatttggccttcacaacatctccaaGCAAGGAGTTCAACAGGCTGACTGTGAATTGTGTGAAAACATCTTTAATTTCATCGTGTGACCCCTGGTTTGTATGTTTTGTGAAGgtataaataacatttccttattcactttctccacactatttatgattttatagacctctatcatataccacccgttatctcttttctaaactgaacagtcccagtctttttaatctctcctcataaaaactgttccatactcctTATCATTTTTGTGCCCTTCTCTATACTTTGTGTCCCTTTATTGAACATGTAACCAGCAGGTGGACAGGGCTGTCACTGGGCATCGCTTAACACTGGGGACATAAGGTTTCCCGCCAAAGACACGTGGTGTCAGCTGAGTGCTCGGCCTTAGGCCAGGGAATAGGTGGGTCCTAGGAGCAGGGCCCTGTATTTAACTGTCGCTGGCTGGGGAGCCCCCACACCACACCCCAGCGGGGCCGGGCCTGGCCTCCCCAGCGGCCCAGGGAGACGCACGGATCGCGCGCAGCTGGACGGGCCGCACCATGCACCAGGACAGCACAGCCGCCAGACCCCGAgggagggagaagtgggggggAACTGCCCGCCCCCAGGTGCCCCGCCCTGTAGAAATCGCGAGCAACCAGCCAATCAGATCTGGGACCGCCGCCCAGACTCGCATCCTGTCAGCACGTGACGCAAAGCGAGCTCCTAGTCCGCCCGCTCCCCCAGCGCGAGCCCGTAACCGCCAGCTCAGCCCGCGGCATCCCTAACAGCGGGGGGCTGCGCGCGCGCGCCACCTCCCCCGCGAGCATCGTCACCTCGTCCAGGTCCACGTAAGGCCCTGCGCCCTCAGGGAACATCTCGTCCACTGCTGGCTTCATCGCCTCGTTAGGTCCCCGACTCGCGAATGGCCCCGGTCAGCGCCGCCTTCCCCCTGGGAACCACTTCCGGTCTGAGCTCAACCCGCCAGCTTCCGGTGTCAGGAGAGTCTGCGCAGCTCCACTCTCATGGCCCTTCTGGAAGCCAGGAGGACCGATCGCTCTATGATGCCGGGGAGAACTGAGGCGCCGCCCTGGTTGCCGCTGTAGCTCTCCCCGCCCCCTAGGACTACCTGGCTCTCCTGGGGAGAGCGGAGGGCTCCTACCCTCTGAGAGAAGCTCAGCTCAGGGCTGCTGTTGGCCCGAGTTGGGGCAGAgtcaccctgctccctgcacggCACAAGCCATGACCAGTCCCGGCGCTTGGTGACTGCTTATGCTACACAGAATTTCCCATGACCCTTTGCAGCGGGGCTAGGGCGCCCTCTGCGCATCACGTGGCCTGGGAGAGTTGCTGGCAAGGGCAGCCCTGGCCAGATCCACACTTCCCTCCTGGGTCATCAGGCCAGAACCAGAGCCGAATTCCCGCCAGTTCTTAGTTCTGTGATCATGTATAAGATTGGAAGCCGTGTTGTGATCGGCCCAGTCTCAGCTGATGAAGGACCGACAGTCTACGCAGTCTTGGTTaatcctctgcccaccagcatcagAGTTAGAAAAAATCCTCCTTTCACGTTAAGCAGAAGAGCAacggcaacattttcaaaagcaccaatgTGATTTAGGCCTTCTTGGCACACCAAAGCTGTACCACTTTAACTGCCCTGGCATAATTGACACAGTACGATCTCTTGGTGTGGCTGCCATTAGACAAGAGCGCTATGTTGAAACCAGTATAACTGTTCTCATACAGGAACAGGGATAAACTATGCTGGTCGCTTGCACCTTCATTAGGGGCTGTGCTGATATACCTATGCAGGGGAAAAGATCACATCCCTAACTGACATAGTTATATGGGTACAAAATCTGCATATAGACCAGACTTGAGGAGCTggagtcccatttttaaaagtgactgagACATTTAGGTCCCAAAGATGTTCAGTGACACATAGATTCCTTAAGTGcctaggtcacttttgaaaatgggcctTTATCTTCTAAGAATACATCTACACTTGCTaaagtgacagaaggggtttttccatcactataCTAAATTCACGTCCTCAAAAGTCGGCAGCTAGGTCGATGggctgtcacagacttcctgtgtgacgttGAATGAAGTACTTAGTCTttctgttcctcatctgtaaaatgggaataatagcacttcacTACCTCATGGGGTTTAGTAGGGATACATACACTAATGATTGTGAGACACCAAGATGCTACAGTAATGGGTGCCGTATAAAGACCTAAAGTAGGTAGGATAAACCTTATTGTTGAACTACCCATAAGTAATTTGCTGTGCTAGGCAGCTTCTGTTTAGGGGAGACTTATACTGTGATATTCTGGTGACAGAGGTTCTGTTTCTCCATTGCCCTGTAACTTTGTCAAGTCATTTACACTTGTTCAGGATGGTTGTAAAAGGtaaccaaatcagaatggtagcacttTGTGTCCATTCtgcccaggtgtaaatgactacacaaggtgcaaagcattAGAGAACCAAGCCCTAAACTGTCTTTTGCCTCTAGAAAGGTTATTCTCAGTTTGTAGCTGCTAGAGTGAAGCACTAATGCAAAGATAAGCAGAAGACTGGTTCAACTAGTGATGAGACTGTCTTCAAAACagcatttatgaaaaaaaatacattaatagaAAAAGGAAGGGGATAAAGATGAATAAGAAATATAGTCAGAAGGCACTCAAAATCCCTTTGGGTTCCAGTCACCTCCAAGGCTGCCTCCCTCTCTAGCTGCCAATATGACATTTGAGATTAATGGAGGCTCTTGAACTAACAGTCCTAGACTGTCCATTCTGCTAAGGCCATTGCTATGCAGTACAAAGTGGCCTTGACTTGGCTCGAGATTCCTAGCAGATCATTTCCCCTGTGTAGGGGGGCTCTCTGCTTGTGTACAGCAAGTGAAGGAAGTGTAtctgtgtgacaaagtgggaatagCCTTGGGCTAGCTCCCACTCTGCACACTTTATAAGCGCTCTTGCAAGGGCCAAACTGGGAGATAATTTATTAGGATTGGGTGATTACCCAGTTAACAGCAATCAACTCATCAGCTGGGGACTGTTAAATAGGAGACAGGAAGGGTGACAGCGGGGCTGAAACTGGATGGAAGACAAAGAAGTTCAGAGAAATGAGATCTCTATCCCCACCCTCTCATGCTGTGCCTTGAGAATACACTGACTTGAGAAAAGCCTTATGGTGATGGGACATGAAGCTACCTAAAATGTTATCAAAAGTGTATACTGTGAATTTATGTAAGACTATATGCTGACTGCTTGCAAAGAGAAATCTAGGGTGAGGAAACACAGCCTGTGATAATCCCTCCCACCTGTGCCAAGTGTTCCCTGCCCAACATTTggtcctctgctggtgtaaaggaCTTTATGCCATTAGTAGCAACAGCATAAATTAGAATGGGATCTCTTTTGCACTAAATTGCACTGAATGAGGGAGCCAAAATCAACTCTGCAGTGTTGCACTCAGACATAATGGAGAATTGGGACCACAAATTCTCAATTTAAAAGTCAGGGAGCAGGTGGCAAAGCATTGTCAGTGGAGGGCCCTTGGAATTCTGTGTCCAAACTGGGTTATCAGAACCCAAATCTACTGGTCAACAATACTAAGGCTAATCTCTTCTCTTGGCTTTTGCAGAAAGTGAGTGATTATGGGGTTGGAGGATTCTTATGGTTGATTTGGGTCAACAAGTTTTTGATATATTTTGGTCAAAGTCCAGAGACTACCCAATGGGcacttttatacattttaaaatacaaacagcCAAAACCAGGATTGAAAtcaatgaattatttatttttgcacaaaAGAATACACTGTATGGAAAGGAAAAGCCGGACTAATTGTCTGCCATTTTACAAACGTGGAAACGCTATACAATATAAGGATACTCGAATGTTTAAAAACATTGAAACAACATAACAGACTGAATGGGCAATTCTGGCAAGTTTACTGGCAGCAGTAAATTTCTTTAAAGGTCTCAGCACTAGCTTTAGGAAAATGAGCAAAATCATTAGTGCTCATGATAGGGAACATCATAACCAAGGTTATTTCCAAAAGGGTATTGAGCAAACAGGGTTCTGGCCATTTCGTTGATTCTGTTGTATGCTCCCAGAGTCTGGAAATACTCCACATACGACCAAAAATCACTGGACCAGAAAGGCCAGTATGGCAGGGCTGCAGGTTCCTGATATGGGTCTACAATAAAAATTGCAGAATTAGATTAACATAACATGAAATGTGTTGGTTAGAGCATGACCGGGAGCCTAGACTCCTGGATTCTAGTGCTAGGCCTCACTATGGAGCAGGTCACTcaccctcactcaggccctgattctctcTAGGGCTATGGCCCTTTATGCCCCCAAGTGGTTCTCTGGTTggcagacagtcaatgtaaaagCTCTACATTACCAACTCCTTTGCCCCTGGTGCAGGGGGGATGataggcagagcagggagggggcaaaagAAGGCATGGTCAAAGTACGCTATGATCTGGTATAATGGCCCACAGAGAGCTGTTAGAAGCTGGCACAACTTAGAACTGGGGCTGCTCTACTTTGTGCTGTGGGCTGGTTGGGGACTAGGCCTAGTCCAAAATTAGGTCAgccaaaggtggctttaagtcacctttgccATCGTCCGCCACCACTTTTCGTCTGCCTGGGACAGGAAAGGAATACCATAGTTAAGGTATAATCCTTGTGAACTATTTTACAAGGGTGTTGAGGTGCTTACCCACTTCGTGATTGTAAAGTAAAGTACTGCTATTATTAAGCTAGCTAGAAGTACTCCAAATTGAGTAGGGTGTAACTGAAAATGCTGTGCTCAATATTAGGACATTTCATAGagaaatgaaatcagtgggagctttgcatgAAAATTGATGGCATTGTATAGCTTTATACAGCAAGGCCTTCCAAGACCCTCCCACCTTGAATAATATTCTGCAAATAAATATGGCTTCTTCTATACACACTGCAAACGATTTCAGTGGAATATTTTTCAGTAGTGCCCTGTCCTTCCTGCTTGGATGCCAGCCAAGTTTGATTCCTGCTGTCAGCTAAGAGGATCCCAAACTGGAACCCTTTCCCCCTAAACGATGTAAATAGCAGATAACTCTTCTATACTTTTCCATGATAACATTATTAACATTTATTTGGCTGCAGCTTCCTGCATGGTACAGGCCACATCCTGAGACTTCTCAGACACAGTGGGAGTAGCAGCAGACCCACTCTGAGAGCTGATCGTGCAAGTGGATCCATGCAGGTTGACTCTTGCATCAATCGAGCTCTGCTGGGGAGGCATGAGTGGGAAGGCTTCAAATATCAGGATTGGGGTATAAGGTGCCTTGCGGAAGTCTGAAGCCTCAGAATTATGTCTCTTCTCTGTAGACAGCAGAAACCAAAGGCTATAGAGATGGAAAAAGAGAACCAAACAGGAAATGTCCAACAGTCGCAGACACTCTGCACTTGGCAGACAGCCAggttttggctttgtttttaaagagggTGTAAAAAATAATCTGGATTTGAGTTGCCAATTCATTGAGCTCAGGGCCT is part of the Chelonia mydas isolate rCheMyd1 chromosome 9, rCheMyd1.pri.v2, whole genome shotgun sequence genome and harbors:
- the COPS9 gene encoding COP9 signalosome complex subunit 9; amino-acid sequence: MKPAVDEMFPEGAGPYVDLDEAGGSTGLLMDLAANEKAVHADFFNDFEDLFDDDDIQ
- the OTOS gene encoding otospiralin; its protein translation is MRFIFIGLISLCMLMNPLTDARPVQDEDDPYQEPAALPYWPFWSSDFWSYVEYFQTLGAYNRINEMARTLFAQYPFGNNLGYDVPYHEH